In Mercurialis annua linkage group LG6, ddMerAnnu1.2, whole genome shotgun sequence, the following are encoded in one genomic region:
- the LOC126687110 gene encoding protein ARV 2-like gives MDNSLEIEKTKKFSTPFLNSVSKIGRQRAEMKYRCVECGFGVNTLYVQYSPGNIRLMKCENCRAVADEYIEFELMIILIDLILHKPKAYRHLLYNVINQQTMNSQGFLWKSVIGFLLLDAYRSLLLQRNQEEQGSSLSFSLTVLRYQKIFTDVFFGNVMFLCFFLLATRILLNTSVGISRSRNLLQSIIVSSYFKIFLIGMMVWEFPSSVIFIIDLFVLSSNIVALKVITESDLNRCIGACFCAHAAKLLATQVPMLGSSR, from the exons ATGGATAATTCATTAGAAAtcgaaaaaacaaaaaagtttaGTACGCCATTTTTGAATTCGGTTTCAAAAATTGGAAGACAAAGAGCAGAGATGAAGTACAGATGTGTAGAATGTGGATTCGGAGTGAACACACTTTACGTTCAATACTCACCCGGAAACATTCGACTTATGAAATGT GAGAATTGTAGAGCTGTTGCTGATGAGTATATTGAATTTGAACTAATG ATTATTCTGATTGATTTGATTCTGCACAAGCCCAAAGCTTATAGGCATCTACTTTATAATGTCATTAATCAACAAACTATGAATTCACAG GGTTTCCTATGGAAGTCTGTCATTGGATTTCTTCTTCTCGATGCTT ATAGAAGTTTGCTTTTGCAAAGAAATCAGGAAGAGCAGGGTTCTTCCTTGAGCTTTTCTTTAACAGTTTTGAGATATCAAAAG ATATTCACAGATGTCTTTTTTGGAAATGTAATGTTCCTTTGCTTTTTCCTTCTTGCGACAAGGATTTTACTAAACACATCAGTTGGAATCTCCAG GAGTAGAAATCTGTTGCAATCAATTATCGTTTCAAGTTACTTTAAGATTTTTCTTATTGGGATGATG GTTTGGGAATTTCCATCTTCGGTGATTTTCATCATTGATTTATTTGTTCTATCTTCCAACATAGTGGCCTTAAAAG TGATCACTGAGTCAGATCTGAATAGATGCATTGGAGCCTGCTTTTGTGCTCATGCTGCAAAGTTGCTTGCCACTCAGGTGCCCATGCTGGGATCATCAAGATAA
- the LOC126687109 gene encoding NAC domain-containing protein 69-like, with the protein MNTRVGHRFHPTDEELVSYFLKHKIDGHDFLVDDDIHLIDLCKFDPWDLPGFASQGSNDQVWYFFYKREVKYKNAGRTRYNRSTKSGHWKPTGAERSVKAKRSTKVIGIKRTLVFYLRATPKEVKTNWVIHEYEPKAISPHQVELVLCKLKEKSDGKTDASDCDEDKSTRNGDSDFENNRIVIPASEVDQELLLESVLTGREQQPFLTGDGGICIDDLMLTDFDNGSDGMAFQFETEEDRCEMADLFLNFDGYPTEEDSGRIHHNHSSPRQSLSGVYLDDFTDMDAEIIYNRSSQFGTPNSNDNRSTLKEYRQTQSVQTLTETLPPSRYEQSGRVKNHVNQDDILVMEASSVDSNTYRTEEIKCIGVTSKKHPIQAKQSFPILGNIQADKSVAFLTEHPIHVKHSFPRSGIIPADKRVDPRQCQIQGKISVISNQKVEEARKPANAANLPHKSSKESIPVQTEKNQKMISAKASLKLRTTEMEDNKKMGSFILMQISPLSQKPSPPSVYAVNIFIGLLLFIAVSREILILH; encoded by the exons ATGAATACAAGAGTAGGACATAGATTCCATCCAACTGATGAGGAACTTGTCAGCTATTTCTTAAAACACAAGATTGACGGACACGATTTTCTTGTCGACGATGATATTCATCTCATTGATCTTTGCAAGTTCGATCCATGGGATTTGCCTG GTTTTGCATCTCAGGGATCAAATGATCAAGTGTggtatttcttttataaaaggGAGGTCAAGTATAAAAACGCAGGTAGAACTCGCTACAACAGATCGACAAAGAGTGGACACTGGAAACCCACCGGAGCTGAGCGTTCCGTCAAGGCGAAACGCAGCACGAAAGTCATCGGCATCAAGAGGACTTTGGTTTTCTATTTGCGTGCCACTCCTAAAGAGGTCAAGACTAATTGGGTCATCCATGAATATGAACCTAAAGCAATTTCTCCTCACCAG GTAGAATTGGTTCTTTGTAAGTTGAAGGAAAAATCAGATGGGAAGACTGATGCTTCAGACTGTGATGAAGATAAATCAACTCGCAATGGGGATTCTGATTTCGAAAATAATCGGATAGTGATTCCAGCCTCAGAG GTTGACCAGGAGCTACTTCTGGAATCTGTACTAACTGGTCGAGAGCAGCAACCATTTCTCACCGGAGATGGAGGTATCTGCATTGACGATCTAATGTTGACTGATTTTGATAATGGCTCTGATGGAATGGCGTTTCAGTTCGAGACAGAAGAGGATCGCTGTGAGATGGCagatttgtttctaaatttTGATGGATATCCGACAGAAGAGGACTCTGGACGCATCCATCACAATCATTCCAGTCCTCGGCAGTCATTGAGTGGAGTGTATCTTGATGATTTTACTGATATGGATGCTGAAATTATCTATAACAGG TCTTCGCAATTTGGAACTCCAAACTCGAATGACAATCGCAGCACTCTAAAAGAATACCGCCAGACACAAAGTGTTCAAACACTAACTGAAACTTTACCCCCTTCAAGATATGAGCAGAGCGGAAGAGTGAAGAATCATGTTAATCAAGACGATATCCTAGTTATGGAGGCTTCATCTGTGGACTCGAATACGTATAGAACTGAAGAGATCAAGTGTATTGGAGTCACCAGCAAAAAGCATCCCATTCAAGCGAAACAAAGTTTTCCAATATTAGGCAACATCCAAGCAGACAAGTCAGTAGCTTTCCTCACAGAACATCCGATTCATGTGAAACACAGTTTTCCAAGATCAGGCATCATTCCAGCAGACAAGAGAGTGGATCCTCGACAATGTCAGATTCAGGGAAAAATTTCAGTCATATCAAACCAGAAg GTCGAAGAAGCTAGAAAGCCTGCTAATGCAGCTAATCTGCCGCACAAGTCATCTAAAGAAAGCATTCCTGTGCAGActgaaaaaaatcagaaaatgaTTAGTGCTAAAGCAAGTTTGAAGCTAAGAACAACTGAAATGGAGGATAACAAAAAGATGGGATCTTTCATTCTCATGCAGATATCTCCTTTAAGTCAAAAGCCAAGTCCACCATCTGTGTATGCTGTTAATATATTTATAGGCCTGCTTTTGTTCATAGCTGTGAGTAGAGAAATTTTGATACTTCATTGA